A section of the Lodderomyces beijingensis strain CBS 14171 genome assembly, chromosome: 2 genome encodes:
- a CDS encoding 40S ribosomal protein uS10, protein MSAIQKEKVDQQPEEQIHKIRITLTSTKVKQLENVSANIIRNASQSNIVKKGPVRMPTKVLKITTRKAPNGEGSKTWDAYEMRIHKRVIDLQAPAATVKKITQITIEPGVDVEVTIAA, encoded by the coding sequence ATGTCTGCCatccaaaaagaaaaggttgatcaacaaccagAGGAGCAAATCCACAAGATCAGAATCACTTTGACCTCGACCAAAGTCAAGCAATTGGAAAACGTTTCTGCCAACATTATCCGTAATGCTTCCCAATCCAACATTGTCAAGAAGGGACCCGTTAGAATGCCAACCaaggttttgaaaatcaccaccagaaAAGCTCCAAATGGTGAGGGTTCCAAGACTTGGGATGCTTACGAAATGAGAATCCACAAGAGAGTCATTGACTTGCAAGCTCCAGCTGCCACCGTCAAGAAGATTACTCAAATCACCATTGAACCTGGCGTGGATGTCGAAGTCACCATTGCTGCTTAA